The Schistocerca nitens isolate TAMUIC-IGC-003100 chromosome 7, iqSchNite1.1, whole genome shotgun sequence genome contains a region encoding:
- the LOC126195086 gene encoding replication factor C subunit 1 — translation MSRDIRSFFAPKKLGEGETSFKEKVLSKSKQKKRLILSDSDSDDGSSKHPEVKVSKKKKLSLNKGKEKTNDEKTLKPIKVSDVFGSDHIKRSTEKTVPTPSKQVANKVTVNVKTKSNEDSLEGELSVPWDEFDEIESKYWCTDRQHAANVDSCDSPKKSGEKRPHDQDQRKKKAASESDVLPTKKKKVSTDENSSSKVTADSSLASPSSRSAAVNDNAQSSGTEEVQAEKTPKAKKVRERSDENADSSQKSKKETPKASDQGALSVEKKKEHAMNYIRYLNREGPKHRGSKVIPEGSPNCLEGLVFVITGVLDSLDRDEATELIKKYGGRVTSSLSRNTSYLLVGEDAGPSKLEKAKSFNTKQLDEDGLLNLVVERSTGSGLHSSSKEDTGRKDTEKKSGGNLANKNTKPLNCDSTSVVSVLKVKSNEGTVHHIHSAPASLKNCSQMSSSQNNGNLMINYSTPSLWVEKYRPTSSKQIIGQQGEKSVVKKLSKWLENWYKNRTGGKKFKPSPWAKDDDGSFYKAALISGPPGIGKTTAAHLVSKELGFDIVEFNASDTRSKKLLHDEVTELLSSKSLYGLFHGKDGRVPPSAKHVLIMDEVDGMAGNEDRGGIQELIQLVKSTHIPIICICNDRNHPKIRSLVNYCFDLRVQKPRLEQIRGAMMSVCFKEGLKITPDALTDVITCANQDIRQVLNNLSMWYVNTKNLSSEEIKTEAQKSKKEFKLGPWDVLRKVFSAEEHKMMSIHDKSDLFFYDYNISPLFVQENYLNVVPAAAAGNIGKTLELISATADSISYGDTIEKAIRSRGSWSLLPMQAMFSSVFPGDYMKGYIKSQINFPSWLGKNSRSNKFDRLSQELHVHMRLAISGSKLDLALDYLPYIRDAIVKPLISEGAPGVPQALSVLKKYYLLREDLESLLELSSWPDQRDPMSLVDSKVKAALTRAYNKEGIMIPYAVHTTVKKKAGASFSEMEGAEGEETLEDVEEDEETDDIKSDAMIKIAKKKTAAAESASGTSEIKKGKGKGKGKPKQSK, via the coding sequence ATGTCTCGCGATATCAGATCTTTTTTCGCTCCGAAAAAGCTTGGTGAAGGAGAAACCTCATTCAAGGAAAAAGTCTTGTCGAAATCGAAGCAAAAGAAAAGATTAATTTTGTCGGACTCGGATTCGGATGATGGCTCGAGCAAGCACCCAGAGGTCAAAGTTTCGAAAAAGAAAAAACTTTCCTTAAACAAGGGGAAGGAGAAAACAAatgatgaaaaaacattaaaaccaATTAAAGTTTCAGACGTCTTTGGAAGTGATCATATCAAAAGATCAACGGAGAAAACAGTGCCTACACCAAGCAAACAGGTGGCAAATAAAGTAACGGTGAATGTAAAAACTAAGAGTAATGAAGATTCCCTTGAAGGTGAACTTAGTGTGCCATGGGATGAGTTCGATGAGATCGAATCGAAGTATTGGTGCACGGATAGACAGCATGCAGCGAATGTTGACTCCTGCGATAGCCCAAAGAAAAGTGGAGAAAAAAGACCCCATGACCAAGATCAACGAAAAAAGAAGGCTGCTTCAGAAAGTGATGTGTTACCAACCAAGAAGAAGAAAGTATCCACAGACGAAAACAGTTCGTCTAAGGTCACTGCTGACTCTTCCCTGGCCTCCCCTTCTAGTCGTTCTGCAGCAGTAAATGATAACGCTCAGAGTAGTGGCACAGAGGAGGTGCAAGCTGAAAAAACACCTAAGGCAAAAAAGGTAAGAGAAAGGTCAGATGAGAATGCTGATAGTAGTCAGAAAAGTAAGAAAGAGACACCTAAAGCCTCAGATCAAGGCGCTTTATCAGTTGAAAAGAAGAAGGAGCATGCAATGAATTATATAAGATACCTTAACAGAGAAGGACCAAAGCATCGTGGAAGTAAAGTGATACCAGAAGGTTCACCAAACTGCTTGGAAGGGCTTGTGTTTGTTATTACTGGTGTACTGGATTCTCTGGATAGAGATGAAGCCACAGAATTAATTAAGAAATACGGAGGACGTGTAACGTCATCACTCAGTCGTAATACAAGTTACCTACTTGTCGGCGAAGACGCTGGGCCATCAAAGCTTGAAAAAGCAAAATCATTTAATACAAAACAGCTAGATGAGGATGGATTATTAAACCTAGTTGTAGAACGATCTACTGGAAGTGGACTTCATAGCAGCTCTAAAGAAGACACAGGCAGAAAGGATACAGAAAAGAAGTCTGGAGGAAATCTAGCAAATAAAAATACTAAACCCTTAAATTGTGATTCAACGTCTGTTGTTTCTGTACTAAAAGTGAAAAGTAATGAAGGTACTGTTCATCACATTCATTCTGCACCAGCCAGCCTTAAAAATTGTTCACAAATGTCTAGTAGTCAGAATAATGGAAATTTAATGATAAACTATTCAACACCATCATTGTGGGTGGAGAAATACCGACCAACAAGTTCAAAGCAGATTATAGGACAACAAGGAGAAAAGAGCGTAGTCAAGAAACTAAGTAAATGGCTTGAAAATTGGTACAAAAATCGCACAGGTGGGAAAAAGTTTAAACCAAGCCCCTGGGCAAAAGATGATGATGGGAGCTTCTACAAAGCTGCTCTTATTTCTGGTCCACCAGGAATTGGGAAAACAACAGCAGCCCACCTTGTTTCTAAGGAACTAGGTTTCGATATTGTAGAGTTCAATGCTTCAGACACAAGGTCAAAAAAGCTTTTACATGATGAAGTTACAGAACTTTTGTCTAGCAAGAGTCTGTATGGTCTTTTCCATGGAAAAGATGGCCGTGTTCCACCTTCTGCTAAACATGTGTTAATAATGGATGAAGTAGATGGAATGGCTGGAAATGAAGATAGAGGAGGTATTCAAGAATTAATTCAGTTGGTAAAAAGTACTCATATTCCAATAATATGTATTTGTAATGACCGTAATCATCCAAAGATTCGTAGCTTAGTAAATTACTGCTTTGACTTGCGGGTACAAAAACCAAGACTTGAACAGATACGAGGTGCTATGATGTCAGTTTGCTTTAAAGAAGGTTTGAAAATTACACCTGATGCTCTAACTGATGTTATCACTTGTGCAAACCAAGATATTCGACAAGTTCTGAATAATTTGTCTATGTGGTATGTCAATACAAAGAACTTGTCATCAGAGGAAATCAAAACTGAGGCACAAAAATCAAAAAAAGAGTTTAAACTGGGACCTTGGGATGTCCTCAGAAAGGTATTTTCAGCTGAAGAACACAAGATGATGTCCATACATGATAAATCTGATTTGTTTTTTTATGATTATAACATCAGCCCATTATTTGTACAAGAAAACTATCTAAATGTTGTCCCTGCTGCAGCAGCAGGTAATATTGGCAAGACACTGGAACTCATTTCAGCAACTGCTGACAGTATTAGTTATGGGGACACAATTGAAAAAGCAATAAGATCAAGAGGCTCTTGGAGTTTGCTGCCAATGCAAGCAATGTTCTCAAGTGTCTTTCCTGGTGACTATATGAAAGGTTATATTAAAAGTCAGATTAACTTTCCCTCATGGCTGGGCAAAAACTCGAGATCTAATAAATTTGACAGACTCTCGCAGGAACTTCATGTTCATATGAGGCTTGCAATATCTGGAAGCAAGTTAGATCTTGCATTGGACTACCTTCCTTATATTAGGGATGCAATAGTAAAACCACTTATTAGTGAAGGTGCACCTGGTGTTCCACAAGCCCTCAGTGTACTTAAGAAATATTACTTACTGCGAGAAGATTTGGAAAGTTTGCTTGAATTATCGTCATGGCCAGACCAGAGGGACCCTATGTCATTGGTGGACAGCAAAGTGAAAGCTGCTTTGACGAGAGCATACAACAAGGAAGGCATAATGATACCATATGCTGTGCACACCACTGTTAAGAAGAAGGCCGGGGCATCATTCAGTGAAATGGAAGGTGCTGAAGGTGAAGAAACATTAGAGGATGtggaagaagatgaagagacagatgaCATAAAGTCAGATGCCATGATAAAAATTGCTAAGaagaaaacagcagcagcagaatcaGCATCAGGAACTTCTGAAATAAAAAAGGGAAaggggaaaggcaaaggaaaaccaAAACAGAGTAAATAA